Proteins encoded by one window of Candidatus Methylomirabilis sp.:
- a CDS encoding SDR family oxidoreductase, whose protein sequence is MPLGRFGRPEEVAAVVICLASQKVSLVTGACVTVNGCQSRSLI, encoded by the coding sequence CTGCCGCTTGGCCGATTCGGTCGCCCCGAGGAGGTCGCAGCCGTCGTCATCTGTCTGGCATCTCAAAAGGTCAGCTTAGTGACCGGCGCGTGCGTTACGGTCAATGGCTGTCAGTCGCGGTCGCTCATCTAA